The following proteins come from a genomic window of Hymenobacter sp. DG25B:
- a CDS encoding sensor histidine kinase codes for MLLLGLAVWELSRHVTRSTRALADFLLAVQYRDFSQHYNEAHPNGPLHAAFNQLNATYRQLRAEREAQFTYLQTVLQLIDTGIISYDANGEVESINESFKRTLELPYLKSIFTLQKRLPVLYDAISQLEPGASTIVKLSVGDKTMQLLLSATAFRLQGREFTLVAFKNVSHALEENETKAWQKLLRVMTHEIMNSVAPIASLADTLRRDLSQELEQAPEAVRTMLADVVEGISIIQNRSEGLLRFTQVYRDFSTISAPRLTMVYVQELFDNIRWLMSPQLAEGDIELITSVEPAGLQVQADAHLLEQVLINLVLNAAYAVRLRPNPRIRLKAQALESGRVLLQVIDNGTGIPAEVLDSIFIPFFTTRPGGTGIGLSLAKQIMHLHGGNVKVQTMPGEGTAFMLEL; via the coding sequence GTGCTGCTGCTCGGGCTGGCGGTATGGGAGTTAAGCCGTCACGTTACGCGCAGCACCCGGGCGCTGGCCGATTTCCTGCTGGCCGTGCAGTACCGCGACTTCTCCCAGCACTACAACGAGGCCCACCCCAACGGCCCCCTGCACGCGGCCTTCAACCAGCTAAACGCCACCTACCGCCAGCTAAGAGCCGAGCGGGAGGCGCAGTTTACCTACCTGCAAACCGTGCTGCAGCTCATCGATACGGGGATTATTTCCTACGATGCCAATGGGGAAGTTGAGTCGATCAATGAATCCTTTAAGCGCACGCTGGAGCTGCCCTACCTGAAGAGCATTTTCACGCTGCAAAAGCGGCTGCCGGTGCTCTACGATGCTATCAGCCAGCTGGAGCCGGGCGCTTCCACCATCGTGAAGCTGAGCGTGGGTGATAAAACCATGCAGCTGCTGCTATCCGCCACGGCCTTCCGCCTGCAGGGCCGCGAATTTACCCTGGTGGCCTTCAAAAACGTGAGCCACGCGTTGGAGGAAAACGAAACCAAAGCCTGGCAGAAGCTGCTGCGCGTGATGACCCACGAAATCATGAACTCGGTGGCGCCAATTGCCTCCCTGGCGGACACCCTGCGCCGCGACCTAAGCCAGGAGCTGGAGCAGGCACCCGAGGCCGTGCGCACCATGCTGGCCGATGTCGTGGAGGGCATCAGCATTATCCAGAACCGCAGCGAAGGGCTGCTCCGCTTTACGCAGGTCTACCGGGACTTCAGCACCATCAGCGCGCCGCGGCTTACGATGGTTTACGTGCAGGAATTATTTGATAATATCCGCTGGCTGATGAGCCCTCAGCTGGCCGAAGGCGACATTGAGCTCATCACCTCCGTAGAACCCGCGGGCTTACAGGTGCAGGCTGATGCTCATCTTTTGGAGCAGGTGCTCATCAACCTGGTGCTTAACGCCGCCTACGCGGTGCGACTGCGCCCCAACCCCCGCATTCGTCTGAAGGCGCAGGCACTGGAAAGTGGGCGGGTGCTCCTACAGGTAATCGATAATGGCACGGGAATTCCGGCCGAGGTGCTGGACAGCATCTTCATTCCTTTCTTTACCACCCGCCCCGGGGGTACCGGCATTGGCCTGAGCCTGGCGAAGCAGATTATGCATCTGCACGGCGGGAATGTTAAGGTTCAAACCATGCCCGGGGAAGGCACCGCCTTTATGCTGGAATTGTAG
- a CDS encoding sigma-54 dependent transcriptional regulator — MQEVFHKIEKVAPTEANILLLGENGTGKELVAKALHQRSARAARPFVTADLAAMSEGIFESELFGHKKGSFTDAREDRVGRFAAASGGTLFLDEIGNISLAQQAKLLTALQNREVIPLGSNVPLPIDIRLISATNAPLYELAAQQRFRKDLIYRLNTVEITLPPLRARGDDVLLLARHFAGLYAARNRKPLPEFEPATLQKLRQHSWPGNVRELQHTVERAVILADSPTLRPQDFHFSAMETDGSAAAELKHEGPLQLSEVEKHTILRVIERHHGNITKAAKELGLTRTALYRRLEKHDL; from the coding sequence ATGCAGGAAGTATTCCACAAGATTGAGAAAGTAGCCCCGACGGAAGCCAACATTCTGCTGCTGGGGGAGAACGGTACAGGCAAGGAGCTGGTGGCCAAAGCCCTGCACCAGCGGTCTGCGCGCGCCGCCAGGCCCTTCGTCACCGCCGACCTGGCCGCCATGAGCGAGGGCATCTTTGAAAGCGAGCTGTTTGGCCACAAAAAAGGCTCCTTCACTGATGCCCGCGAGGACCGGGTGGGCCGGTTTGCCGCGGCCTCGGGCGGCACTTTGTTTCTGGATGAAATCGGCAATATCTCCCTGGCCCAGCAGGCCAAGCTGCTCACGGCCCTGCAGAACCGGGAAGTAATTCCCCTCGGCAGCAACGTGCCGCTGCCCATCGACATCCGGCTGATTTCCGCTACCAACGCCCCGCTCTACGAGCTGGCCGCGCAGCAGCGCTTCCGCAAGGACCTGATCTACCGGCTCAACACGGTGGAGATAACCCTGCCGCCGCTGCGGGCCCGGGGCGATGATGTGCTGCTGCTGGCCCGCCACTTTGCCGGCCTCTACGCCGCCCGCAACCGCAAGCCCCTGCCCGAATTTGAGCCCGCCACCCTGCAAAAGCTGCGGCAGCACAGCTGGCCCGGCAACGTGCGCGAGCTGCAGCACACCGTGGAGCGCGCCGTGATTCTGGCCGACAGCCCCACCCTGCGCCCGCAGGATTTCCATTTCTCGGCCATGGAAACGGATGGTTCAGCAGCCGCTGAGCTAAAGCACGAAGGCCCGCTGCAGCTCAGCGAAGTGGAAAAACACACCATTCTGCGCGTGATTGAGCGCCACCACGGCAACATTACCAAAGCCGCCAAGGAACTAGGGCTCACCCGTACAGCCCTGTATCGTCGCCTCGAAAAACATGACCTTTAA
- a CDS encoding response regulator, giving the protein MKKARVLVVDDDPDVLFAVRMLLKPEVQEVVTEKNPELLLSLLSKQHFDAIFLDMNYKSTLGTGNEGLYWLGRIREKDPSATVIMITAHGEISTAVRSLKAGATDFIVKPWHNAQLLETLTAALEPKEAGKPSVAPRIPAPRLLRRVFPAGGVGGHAGSIPQD; this is encoded by the coding sequence TTGAAGAAAGCACGTGTTTTAGTGGTTGACGATGACCCGGACGTCCTGTTTGCCGTGCGCATGCTGCTCAAGCCCGAGGTGCAGGAAGTGGTGACCGAAAAGAACCCCGAGCTGCTGCTCTCGTTGCTGAGCAAGCAGCACTTCGACGCCATATTTCTGGACATGAACTACAAGAGCACCCTCGGCACCGGCAACGAGGGCCTCTACTGGCTGGGCCGCATCCGCGAGAAAGACCCGTCTGCCACCGTAATCATGATTACCGCCCACGGCGAGATCAGCACGGCCGTGCGCTCCCTCAAGGCCGGAGCCACCGACTTCATTGTGAAGCCCTGGCACAACGCGCAGCTGCTCGAAACCCTGACGGCTGCCCTGGAGCCCAAGGAAGCGGGCAAACCTTCCGTGGCCCCCCGCATCCCGGCGCCCCGCCTCCTTCGCCGAGTTTTCCCTGCTGGGGGAGTCGGAGGCCATGCAGGAAGTATTCCACAAGATTGA
- a CDS encoding HlyD family secretion protein, with product MDITIEKKTWTPTRLILLGVLVLLVAAVAASLLSSAGPAKLNVDPERLTISPVTRGPFQEFVPVDGVVMPIKTIYLDAPEGGTVQRILVEDGATLTAGQPIIQLANTDLQLEMVNRETAVFDLMNNLQNTRNLLQQNRIQQLNHQAEIENQLREAKRVYDLNKSLFDQKVIARQEYLQAKNAYDYQVRRRQLSRQALRQDSTAMREQINQMQQSVSRMQNNLALMRRKLDDLTIKAPTAGRITSLNAEIGELKTRGQRIGQLDMLTGLKVRATLDQYYISRIFPGQKGEITVNGKPYELSVKKIYTQVTQGVQVDLEFTGAVPPICAAARPCRCASP from the coding sequence ATGGATATTACCATCGAAAAGAAAACCTGGACCCCAACTCGCCTGATCCTGTTAGGCGTGCTGGTGCTACTGGTCGCGGCCGTGGCGGCCAGCCTACTGTCTTCGGCGGGCCCGGCCAAGCTCAACGTGGACCCCGAGCGGCTGACTATCAGCCCGGTTACCCGCGGGCCGTTCCAGGAGTTTGTGCCCGTTGATGGCGTGGTGATGCCCATTAAAACCATTTACCTCGACGCACCGGAGGGAGGCACCGTGCAGCGGATTCTGGTGGAGGACGGGGCGACCCTCACGGCCGGCCAACCCATCATTCAGCTAGCCAACACGGACCTGCAGCTGGAAATGGTGAACCGCGAAACAGCCGTGTTCGACCTGATGAACAACCTGCAGAATACGCGCAACCTGCTCCAGCAAAACCGCATTCAGCAGCTTAACCACCAAGCCGAAATTGAAAACCAGCTGCGCGAAGCCAAGCGGGTGTATGACCTCAACAAAAGCCTGTTTGACCAAAAGGTAATTGCCCGGCAGGAGTACCTGCAAGCCAAGAATGCCTACGACTACCAGGTGCGGCGGCGGCAGCTGAGCCGGCAGGCCCTGCGGCAGGATTCCACGGCTATGCGCGAGCAAATCAACCAGATGCAGCAATCGGTAAGTCGCATGCAGAACAACCTGGCTTTGATGCGCCGCAAGCTCGACGACCTCACTATCAAGGCCCCCACGGCGGGACGCATCACCTCCCTTAACGCGGAAATTGGGGAGCTCAAAACCCGGGGTCAGCGCATTGGCCAGCTCGACATGCTGACGGGTTTGAAAGTGCGGGCCACCCTGGACCAGTACTACATCTCGCGCATCTTCCCCGGCCAGAAAGGCGAGATAACCGTGAACGGCAAACCTTATGAGCTGAGTGTGAAGAAGATTTACACGCAGGTGACGCAGGGCGTGCAGGTTGACCTGGAGTTTACCGGCGCCGTGCCCCCGATCTGCGCCGCGGCCAGACCGTGCCGGTGCGCCTCACCCTGA
- a CDS encoding efflux RND transporter periplasmic adaptor subunit, with product MRLTLSDPTVAVRVPKGGFNQKTGGNWIFKVSTDGTKAYKTDIRLGRQNPDYFEVLEGLKPGDRVITSSYEGYEKMGELDLKANTQ from the coding sequence GTGCGCCTCACCCTGAGCGACCCCACCGTGGCCGTGCGGGTCCCCAAAGGCGGCTTCAATCAAAAAACCGGCGGCAACTGGATTTTCAAGGTGAGCACCGATGGCACCAAAGCCTACAAAACCGACATCCGCCTGGGCCGCCAAAACCCGGACTATTTTGAAGTGCTCGAAGGCCTGAAGCCCGGCGACCGGGTTATCACCTCCAGCTACGAAGGCTATGAGAAGATGGGCGAGCTGGACCTGAAAGCGAATACCCAATAA